A region of Ochotona princeps isolate mOchPri1 chromosome 2, mOchPri1.hap1, whole genome shotgun sequence DNA encodes the following proteins:
- the KLF17 gene encoding Krueppel-like factor 17 has product MSSLNLSPSSGCCATHGSWSPNLSSMQQFPQGAEMVGTPQVSPEMSGFSVGEAGSQFGVALPDHGTSYSSLTTPWPSDTFDCSGVAPSQPDPVIYGNPSLMHLQPVIPGIPSGSLGMHPSGLPASAASGMPMMSHTGIPVMSYSDSLGVPPSNTCFTSTMFMTPTIPATEARDMVPSLAPQMLPPRAPYHLGMPLGGSQPLLPLESQPSFVSQPNPQADGFLKEQQAPASQKADKSQAKAQGTKPEMKPPVSRPYVCKYQDCGKAYTKRSHLVSHQRKHTGERPYTCDWPGCSWSFFRSDELGRHRRIHTRHRPYKCEACGRRFMRSDHLRQHNKIHQQMSASPNP; this is encoded by the exons ATGTCTAGCTTGAACTTGTCTCCGTCTTCAGGATGCTGTGCAACACATGGCTCTTGGAGCCCCAACCTGTCCAGCATGCAACAGTTTCCTCAGGGCGCAGAGATGGTTGGGACCCCTCAGGTGTCCCCTGAGATGTCTGGGTTCAGTGTGGGTGAAGCAGGGTCACAGTTCGGTGTGGCACTGCCAGACCATGGCACAAGCTATAGCTCCCTGACCACTCCCTGGCCTTCTGATACGTTTGATTGCTCTGGAGTTGCTCCCTCTCAGCCAGACCCAGTGATTTATGGGAATCCCTCACTGATGCACTTACAGCCCGTGATTCCAGGGATTCCCAGCGGGAGTCTAGGGATGCATCCTAGTGGGCTGCCAGCCTCAGCTGCCAGTGGGATGCCGATGATGTCCCACACAGGAATCCCAGTGATGTCTTACTCTGATTCCCTAGGAGTACCTCCTAGCAATACCTGTTTCACATCTACAATGTTCATGACCCCAACCATACCTGCCACTGAGGCCAGGGATATGGTTCCTTCTCTGGCTCCCCAGATGTTGCCCCCCAGAGCACCCTACCACCTGGGGATGCCCCTTGGTGGGTCCCAACCTTTGTTGCCTTTAGAATCTCAGCCATCTTTTGTGAGCCAACCCAATCCTCAGGCAGATGGCTTCCTCAAGGAGCAGCAGGCACCTGCTTCACAGAAAGCAGACAAGTCCCAGGCCAAGGCCCAGGGAACGAAGCCTGAGATGAAACCTCCCGTGTCAAGACCTTATGTATGCAAGTACCAGGACTGTGGAAAAGCTTACACCAAGCGATCTCATCTTGTGAGTCACCAGCGCAAGCACACAG GTGAAAGGCCCTATACATGTGACTGGCCGGGCTGCAGCTGGTCTTTCTTCCGCTCTGATGAACTTGGACGACATAGACGGATCCACACCAGACACCGACCATATAAATGTGAAGCGTGTGGTCGAAGGTTCATGAGATCCGATCATCTCCGACAACACAACAAGATTCATCAGCAGATGTCAGCGTCACCAAATCCATAA